A portion of the Tardibacter chloracetimidivorans genome contains these proteins:
- a CDS encoding VirB8/TrbF family protein — protein sequence MSLFDKLRGRRAAESAPVDPNPYLNARRQWNEHVGGIAASRRLWQTMAILSMLIVLAAVGGIIAIGSQSKFIPYVVRVDSLGDAIATQRADVASPVDARVVQAQVGSFIQSARMVTADVELQKQAIFRVYGMLAPNDPALAKMTDYLNGNPDNTPFARAARETVSVEIASVIQQTKTSWQVDWTETERDRQGQPIQPPAKMRALVTIRVAPPSSATTEEQIKQNPLGVFVQDFSWSRTL from the coding sequence ATGAGTCTGTTTGACAAGCTGCGGGGGCGGCGAGCTGCGGAAAGCGCCCCGGTTGATCCCAACCCCTACCTGAACGCGCGGCGGCAATGGAATGAGCATGTGGGCGGCATCGCTGCCTCGCGGCGCTTGTGGCAGACTATGGCAATCCTTTCGATGCTGATCGTCCTCGCCGCTGTCGGCGGCATCATAGCGATTGGCAGTCAGTCGAAATTCATCCCTTACGTGGTCCGCGTGGACTCGCTGGGGGACGCGATAGCGACCCAGCGGGCCGATGTGGCTTCGCCGGTCGATGCGCGCGTGGTGCAAGCGCAAGTCGGCTCCTTCATCCAGTCGGCCCGCATGGTGACGGCTGACGTTGAACTCCAAAAGCAAGCCATTTTCCGGGTCTATGGGATGCTCGCGCCGAACGATCCGGCGTTGGCAAAGATGACCGACTATCTCAACGGCAATCCCGACAATACGCCTTTCGCCCGCGCGGCGCGGGAAACCGTGTCGGTCGAAATCGCCTCGGTAATTCAGCAAACCAAGACCTCTTGGCAGGTCGATTGGACCGAGACGGAGCGCGATCGGCAAGGCCAGCCTATCCAGCCTCCGGCGAAAATGCGCGCGCTCGTCACGATCCGCGTTGCGCCGCCCAGCTCGGCCACCACGGAGGAACAAATTAAGCAAAACCCCTTGGGCGTGTTCGTCCAAGATTTCTCTTGGTCGCGCACACTCTGA
- the trbG gene encoding P-type conjugative transfer protein TrbG: MKKIAYFAAALAALPSIASAQDGPPLPDDMPPANAPMPAGGGAQVDPNAYISPRNPNLTRTQREGLSIARRWQAESAEGIKPVPGTEGAVLFAFGTSEPSVVCAVLQICDVQLQPGENINSVNVGDSARWLIEPAVSNSGPNETQHLIIKPLDANLNTTLIVTTDRRTYHIRLVSHRTQFMSRVAFTYPDEAQAKWAAFRARSDTARAENTMAVPDGARGTGRGGSEYLSNLDFHYSVDGRARWKPVRVYNDGVKTIIEMPHAMEQTEAPSLLIVRAGGSVSKAADTSIVNYRLQDGRYIVDQIFDQAVLISGVGKRQERVTITRGG, from the coding sequence ATGAAGAAGATCGCCTATTTCGCCGCCGCCCTCGCGGCGCTGCCTTCGATCGCGTCCGCGCAGGACGGCCCGCCGCTTCCCGACGACATGCCGCCCGCGAACGCGCCCATGCCTGCCGGTGGAGGGGCGCAAGTAGATCCCAATGCCTATATCAGCCCGCGCAATCCGAACCTGACGCGCACCCAGCGCGAGGGTCTGTCGATCGCGCGGCGCTGGCAGGCGGAAAGCGCCGAAGGCATCAAGCCGGTGCCGGGCACCGAAGGCGCGGTATTGTTCGCCTTCGGCACCTCCGAACCCTCCGTGGTCTGTGCTGTGCTGCAAATCTGCGATGTGCAGTTGCAGCCGGGCGAGAACATCAATTCGGTCAACGTGGGCGATAGCGCCCGCTGGCTGATCGAACCGGCCGTTTCCAATTCCGGGCCGAACGAAACCCAGCATCTTATCATCAAGCCGCTCGATGCGAACTTGAATACAACGCTGATCGTGACGACCGATCGCCGCACCTACCATATCCGGTTGGTGTCGCACCGGACGCAATTCATGTCGCGGGTGGCGTTCACCTATCCCGATGAAGCGCAAGCCAAATGGGCCGCTTTCCGCGCTCGATCGGACACGGCGCGCGCCGAAAACACGATGGCGGTGCCCGATGGCGCGCGCGGGACGGGCAGGGGAGGGAGCGAATATCTCTCCAATCTCGATTTCCACTATAGCGTTGACGGCCGCGCACGCTGGAAGCCCGTCCGGGTTTACAATGATGGCGTCAAAACCATCATCGAAATGCCGCACGCGATGGAGCAGACGGAAGCGCCATCGCTGCTGATCGTCCGGGCCGGGGGCAGCGTCTCCAAGGCGGCTGATACCTCCATCGTCAATTACCGGCTCCAAGATGGCCGCTACATTGTCGATCAGATTTTTGACCAAGCGGTCCTCATCTCCGGTGTCGGCAAGCGCCAAGAGCGCGTCACCATCACAAGGGGGGGCTGA
- a CDS encoding SPOR domain-containing protein, with amino-acid sequence MAFLLTSCAGVSHRDSFAVPAPPDQAQALVDDSVAELVKLYPPAISRVLIPTTGGGAYGDGLRSSMRQAGYAVIEAGKGVKPDPAATPLRYYVDQPIADSYRVTLRVGAQTFSRIYGVDEKGIYPSAGWALDLTGATPELIERANRPVAPAAPPPVPSPVASTQPGFGGNGTEAGTWSVSLTGFSSESAARAYWRATARLRPSWASVTPRFVQNGRSHGIQFGQFQSSATARAKCKGIRAARCGVVKAG; translated from the coding sequence GTGGCTTTCCTGCTTACGAGCTGCGCGGGCGTTTCGCACCGGGACAGCTTCGCCGTTCCGGCTCCTCCCGATCAGGCCCAAGCCCTCGTTGACGATTCCGTGGCGGAGCTGGTGAAACTCTACCCGCCTGCGATTAGCCGGGTGCTGATCCCGACTACCGGGGGCGGGGCCTATGGTGACGGCTTGCGCTCCTCGATGCGCCAAGCAGGCTATGCGGTGATTGAGGCGGGCAAGGGCGTGAAGCCCGATCCTGCGGCCACGCCGTTGCGCTATTACGTCGATCAGCCAATTGCCGATTCCTACCGCGTGACGCTGCGGGTCGGCGCGCAAACTTTCTCCCGCATCTATGGCGTGGATGAAAAGGGTATCTACCCGTCTGCCGGGTGGGCGCTCGATCTGACCGGCGCAACGCCGGAGCTGATCGAACGGGCGAACCGGCCCGTAGCGCCTGCCGCACCTCCTCCCGTTCCGTCGCCCGTCGCCAGCACGCAACCCGGCTTCGGCGGCAATGGAACAGAGGCCGGAACGTGGTCTGTCAGCCTGACGGGCTTCTCCTCCGAAAGCGCAGCACGCGCCTATTGGCGCGCGACGGCGCGCCTTCGCCCTTCGTGGGCGAGCGTGACGCCGCGCTTTGTCCAAAACGGACGCTCTCACGGCATCCAATTCGGACAGTTTCAATCCAGCGCGACGGCGCGCGCCAAGTGCAAGGGCATCCGTGCCGCGCGCTGTGGCGTCGTCAAGGCCGGGTAA
- a CDS encoding TrbI/VirB10 family protein — translation MSDADSMSPEASPGGAADGNSGRLVTGVRRVNNAPLLIVLGIVALFIAIVVSIMIDRSSDNAATKVQPAVGQSSADVANKVAGTAPSGAAEVMANAPPLPPADGIPVAPVDPNAPPTVTASPAQPNGPTAADLRRARMEAIREARLAQFGSAVRSPTALKWQDGRNGASSGAGGMSGGADPATQLVALQQQMAAAMAQGRQPSASDIATLTALSNQVAGGGAGAGQGAANARPPANYGQFANNAGGNRWASNSQVEAPSRYQLRAGFVIPGTLISGINSQIPGQIVAQVSQNVFDTATGRYLLIPQGSRLVGAYDSNPVFGQTRALIAWQRIIFPDGKAIDLGAMPGSDSAGYAGFHDQVNAHWFRIFGSALLMSGVTAGVTLSQPQTGLNANGTMSASQALSQALGQQLGQTTAMMIERNLNISPTLIIRPGFRFNVVVVKDLTFSKPYRSFDY, via the coding sequence ATGTCTGATGCTGATAGCATGTCGCCGGAAGCCTCGCCGGGCGGTGCAGCGGACGGGAACAGCGGGCGCTTGGTGACGGGAGTTCGCAGGGTCAATAATGCGCCGCTGCTGATCGTCCTCGGCATTGTGGCGCTGTTCATCGCCATCGTGGTGTCGATTATGATTGATCGCTCCTCGGACAATGCAGCGACCAAGGTTCAACCGGCTGTCGGTCAAAGCTCGGCCGATGTTGCGAACAAGGTTGCGGGGACCGCTCCAAGCGGTGCTGCGGAAGTCATGGCGAACGCGCCCCCGCTGCCGCCTGCCGATGGCATCCCGGTCGCGCCGGTCGATCCCAATGCGCCGCCAACCGTCACCGCCTCGCCAGCGCAACCCAACGGCCCCACGGCGGCCGATCTGCGCCGGGCACGCATGGAAGCGATACGCGAAGCACGCCTTGCCCAATTTGGCAGCGCCGTGCGCTCTCCTACCGCCCTGAAATGGCAGGACGGCCGCAATGGGGCATCCTCTGGCGCTGGCGGCATGAGTGGCGGCGCTGATCCGGCAACCCAGCTCGTCGCCCTGCAACAGCAAATGGCCGCTGCAATGGCGCAGGGCCGCCAGCCCTCGGCCTCCGACATTGCCACCCTTACGGCCCTGTCAAACCAAGTGGCCGGGGGAGGAGCCGGAGCCGGGCAGGGTGCCGCCAATGCCCGCCCGCCTGCCAACTATGGCCAGTTCGCCAACAATGCGGGTGGCAATCGCTGGGCCTCGAACAGCCAAGTAGAAGCGCCCTCCCGCTACCAGCTCCGCGCGGGCTTCGTAATTCCCGGCACGCTGATCTCCGGCATCAACTCGCAAATACCGGGGCAGATTGTCGCGCAAGTTTCCCAAAACGTGTTCGATACCGCGACGGGCCGCTATCTCCTGATCCCGCAAGGCTCCCGCCTTGTCGGCGCGTATGATTCCAACCCGGTCTTTGGGCAGACGCGCGCGCTCATCGCGTGGCAACGGATCATCTTTCCTGACGGCAAGGCGATCGACCTTGGCGCTATGCCGGGGTCGGACAGCGCGGGCTATGCCGGGTTCCATGACCAAGTGAACGCGCATTGGTTCCGTATCTTCGGCTCCGCTCTGCTCATGTCTGGTGTGACCGCTGGCGTAACCCTTAGTCAGCCGCAAACCGGCCTCAACGCCAATGGCACCATGTCCGCCAGCCAAGCCCTTAGCCAAGCTCTCGGCCAGCAGCTCGGACAGACCACGGCGATGATGATTGAGCGCAATCTGAACATATCGCCCACGCTGATTATCCGGCCCGGCTTCCGCTTCAATGTGGTCGTCGTGAAAGACCTCACATTTTCAAAGCCTTACCGCTCATTCGATTATTGA
- the trbJ gene encoding P-type conjugative transfer protein TrbJ: MKSRILAAKISLAITLALAAPSANAQISVIDVANVRQTTVSALQNVATVAKQIQQYQTQLQQYQNMIQNTVGAPVQLWQQATQTIDSLQGQVNQISSFARQAGDVNTYMNQFKNPSYYQTNACTFGNCTAAQRAAALSATRARTTSQMAANADAMNGINSAMTTLASDGQRLDQLQANATGASGQMQALSYANQFAAQQASELQKIRGVLLAQSAALTAQSQYQLDRDAAATEASAAMRKTKPTPIGTYQN; the protein is encoded by the coding sequence ATGAAGTCTCGAATTTTAGCCGCTAAAATTTCTTTGGCGATCACTCTCGCGCTGGCGGCCCCGTCCGCCAATGCGCAAATCTCGGTTATCGACGTTGCGAACGTCCGCCAGACAACCGTTTCCGCGCTGCAAAACGTCGCCACGGTGGCGAAGCAAATCCAGCAGTATCAGACGCAGCTACAGCAATACCAAAATATGATTCAGAACACGGTCGGCGCGCCGGTCCAGCTCTGGCAGCAGGCTACGCAAACGATCGACAGCCTCCAAGGGCAGGTCAATCAAATCAGCTCGTTCGCTCGTCAAGCTGGCGACGTGAACACCTACATGAATCAATTCAAAAATCCGTCTTACTATCAGACCAATGCTTGCACGTTCGGGAACTGCACGGCGGCGCAGCGCGCGGCGGCTCTGTCCGCTACTCGCGCCCGCACGACAAGCCAGATGGCCGCAAATGCCGACGCTATGAACGGCATCAACAGCGCCATGACAACGCTTGCGTCTGACGGCCAGCGCCTCGACCAGTTGCAGGCCAATGCCACGGGTGCGAGCGGGCAAATGCAAGCCCTGTCCTACGCCAATCAATTTGCGGCCCAACAAGCCAGTGAGTTGCAGAAAATTCGCGGCGTCCTGCTCGCGCAAAGCGCCGCGCTGACGGCTCAATCGCAATATCAGCTCGATCGCGATGCTGCGGCAACAGAGGCATCGGCCGCAATGCGGAAAACCAAACCGACGCCGATCGGAACCTATCAGAATTAA
- a CDS encoding EexN family lipoprotein → MPKLRQLIAASCCTATLLLAACGKSESEPKTMLYYSQHLDEAREKVARCKSGVETDAECQEAGSALAHETKPTPIGTYQN, encoded by the coding sequence ATGCCGAAATTGCGTCAACTTATCGCCGCGTCCTGCTGCACCGCTACACTTCTTCTCGCGGCCTGCGGCAAGTCCGAGTCCGAACCGAAAACGATGCTCTATTACTCTCAACACCTAGACGAAGCCCGCGAGAAGGTCGCCCGATGCAAATCCGGCGTCGAAACCGACGCGGAGTGCCAAGAAGCGGGCAGCGCACTAGCGCACGAAACCAAGCCGACGCCGATCGGAACCTATCAGAATTGA
- the trbL gene encoding P-type conjugative transfer protein TrbL produces MKALARLHLSALGVALTLAATPAYAQSQGMLDNVLNKYKSMAAAWASVFTMHATILFGTLAAVSLIWTFGVMALRRADLGEFASEAIRFAIFCGFFWWLLINGPAIGLAIIEGLRSLGAQASGLPNNLAPSGIVDIGFDIFRQAVEASSVLTPVDSALSILVSLGILIVLALVGVNMLLLLASGYVLAYAGVIFLGFGGARWTSDIALNYFKTVVAVGASLMTMVLIVGVGKTFLDQYYAATGEGSSLQDLGTMLVFAVVLLALVNKVPAMVGGVISGGSIHAAGGIGAFGAGAALGAAGMAAGAAATGGAMIAAGAMNAAGGASAIKAAFAAAGGSGGEGGQTGMGGGQPLSSAGDMPGGGDNGGGGGGGGGGTPLSVAMGGDGGSPPANDNSGLQGGSEAASAGGGTAASAAAGSEAADREDGNGGGAAGGSPAGEGEASSASSQGEGAPESGDTGGTQRTGLSRAAKTASILGGAAAGMAVGALKERVGNTVGGRLAANIRASAASASSGSETLAPATGAGSPASSSDSSPPPTAQFAGDTISAARDAGDMETPEDEVAAFVQRRGDS; encoded by the coding sequence ATGAAGGCTCTGGCTCGCCTACACCTGTCCGCCTTGGGGGTGGCGCTCACGCTCGCCGCGACTCCCGCCTATGCGCAATCGCAAGGTATGCTCGATAATGTTCTGAACAAATATAAGAGCATGGCGGCGGCGTGGGCGAGCGTCTTCACAATGCACGCGACAATTCTATTCGGCACACTAGCGGCGGTCAGCCTCATTTGGACGTTCGGGGTAATGGCGTTGCGCCGCGCCGATCTTGGCGAATTTGCTTCGGAAGCAATTCGCTTCGCCATCTTCTGCGGCTTCTTCTGGTGGCTGCTCATCAACGGCCCGGCGATCGGCTTGGCGATCATTGAAGGGCTGCGCTCGTTGGGTGCGCAGGCATCCGGCCTGCCTAACAATCTCGCGCCATCGGGTATTGTGGACATTGGTTTCGACATTTTCCGCCAAGCTGTCGAAGCGTCCAGCGTCCTAACTCCGGTCGATTCCGCTCTTTCTATCTTGGTTTCGCTGGGCATCCTGATTGTTTTGGCTCTCGTCGGCGTGAATATGCTGCTGCTGTTGGCCTCCGGCTATGTCCTCGCCTATGCCGGGGTTATCTTTTTGGGCTTCGGCGGCGCGCGGTGGACCAGCGATATTGCGCTGAACTATTTCAAAACGGTGGTCGCGGTGGGCGCGTCCCTGATGACGATGGTTCTTATCGTCGGCGTCGGCAAAACCTTCCTTGACCAATATTATGCCGCAACGGGCGAGGGTTCGTCTCTCCAAGATTTAGGGACCATGCTTGTCTTCGCGGTCGTCCTTCTGGCGCTCGTAAACAAGGTTCCCGCGATGGTCGGGGGCGTTATAAGCGGCGGCTCGATCCACGCGGCGGGCGGTATCGGAGCCTTTGGGGCAGGGGCCGCGCTGGGTGCTGCCGGGATGGCCGCTGGGGCGGCGGCCACGGGTGGGGCTATGATCGCTGCTGGCGCGATGAACGCTGCGGGTGGAGCCAGCGCGATCAAGGCCGCCTTCGCTGCCGCTGGTGGGAGCGGTGGTGAAGGCGGCCAAACCGGCATGGGAGGCGGGCAACCGCTTTCGTCGGCGGGCGACATGCCGGGAGGCGGCGATAACGGCGGCGGCGGTGGCGGTGGGGGCGGCGGCACGCCCCTTAGCGTCGCTATGGGCGGCGATGGCGGTTCCCCCCCGGCCAATGACAACAGCGGCCTTCAAGGCGGCTCGGAAGCCGCCAGCGCGGGCGGCGGCACGGCTGCAAGCGCCGCTGCGGGTAGCGAGGCGGCCGATCGTGAAGACGGCAACGGCGGCGGCGCTGCCGGTGGCTCGCCTGCGGGGGAGGGGGAGGCCAGCTCCGCCAGCTCGCAAGGTGAAGGCGCGCCCGAAAGTGGCGACACTGGCGGCACGCAACGCACCGGCCTTAGCCGTGCGGCGAAAACCGCAAGCATCCTCGGCGGCGCTGCCGCTGGTATGGCGGTGGGCGCTTTGAAAGAGCGGGTGGGAAATACGGTGGGCGGCCGACTGGCGGCCAATATCCGCGCGTCGGCCGCCTCGGCATCGTCGGGAAGTGAAACGCTCGCTCCCGCGACCGGCGCGGGCAGTCCCGCCAGCTCGTCCGATTCATCGCCACCCCCCACGGCGCAATTCGCGGGCGATACCATTTCGGCCGCCCGTGATGCGGGCGACATGGAGACGCCAGAGGATGAAGTTGCGGCCTTCGTCCAGAGAAGGGGGGACAGCTAA
- a CDS encoding transglycosylase SLT domain-containing protein: MAADLPPVVIEERVQCSIAAALRYNIPANVMLAVAEQENGRPGARVQNTNNTADLGSMQLNSSYIQSLARYGIRPEYVLAAGCYPYNLAAWRIRNHIRDDKGDLWTRVANYHSRTPVHNARYRALIMAKGARWEAWLSSRYNTYSVNGIPVSGGAPAARSASIPLTITAADATGGGQLAAQPAIVQPQGSADASAGYVASILAAAFNARITDTWRALEANYGAANSFHKYGQAVDFVPRAGLHTITREQIRAVMAQHGIRVAELLGPGDRGHADHWHLAFYTGDQTRPLDRAQIVVARAERGVGGLTSAAVQPMASYEAAPAPQARVMAARPNAAPISVAVNFRRDMLHPSPTDPTADPRFIPRTITASN, encoded by the coding sequence ATGGCCGCTGATCTGCCTCCGGTTGTCATAGAAGAACGGGTGCAATGCTCGATCGCGGCGGCGCTGCGCTATAACATTCCGGCGAACGTCATGCTGGCGGTCGCGGAACAAGAGAACGGTCGGCCCGGCGCGCGCGTCCAGAACACCAATAACACCGCCGATCTTGGCTCGATGCAGCTCAATTCCAGCTATATTCAATCGCTGGCACGCTACGGCATCCGGCCCGAATATGTGCTTGCGGCGGGGTGCTATCCCTACAACCTCGCTGCATGGCGTATCAGAAACCATATCCGGGATGACAAGGGCGACCTGTGGACGCGGGTTGCCAATTATCATTCCCGAACGCCGGTCCATAATGCCCGCTATCGGGCGCTGATTATGGCGAAAGGTGCGCGCTGGGAGGCGTGGCTTTCCTCGCGCTATAATACCTACAGCGTGAACGGCATCCCGGTAAGCGGCGGCGCTCCTGCTGCGCGATCGGCCTCGATCCCGCTCACGATCACGGCGGCCGACGCGACGGGCGGGGGCCAGCTCGCGGCGCAACCGGCGATCGTCCAGCCCCAAGGCAGCGCCGACGCCTCGGCGGGCTATGTCGCCTCGATCTTGGCCGCTGCGTTCAATGCTCGCATAACCGATACGTGGCGGGCGCTGGAAGCCAATTACGGGGCCGCCAACAGCTTTCACAAATATGGGCAGGCGGTGGATTTCGTGCCGCGTGCCGGGCTGCACACGATCACGCGCGAGCAAATCCGCGCCGTGATGGCGCAACATGGTATTCGCGTGGCGGAGCTGCTGGGGCCGGGGGACCGGGGCCATGCCGATCATTGGCATCTGGCTTTCTATACCGGCGATCAGACTCGGCCGCTCGATCGCGCTCAAATTGTCGTCGCCAGAGCGGAACGCGGGGTAGGGGGCCTAACCTCGGCGGCCGTGCAGCCGATGGCCAGCTATGAGGCTGCGCCAGCTCCACAAGCCCGCGTCATGGCGGCTCGGCCGAACGCCGCGCCTATTTCCGTTGCGGTGAATTTCCGGCGCGACATGCTGCATCCTTCGCCTACCGATCCCACGGCGGACCCGCGATTTATTCCGCGCACAATCACCGCCAGCAATTGA
- a CDS encoding helix-turn-helix domain-containing protein, producing the protein MSAQDEIIEEGSGNVFADLGFADPDTHLLKAQLVTRVAEAMQERKLTQIAAAKVTGSTQPELSRILRGQFRSVSVERLLAMLTRLGCKVDIVVRPQGRTTESAVIHFA; encoded by the coding sequence ATGAGCGCACAGGACGAAATCATTGAGGAAGGCAGCGGCAATGTCTTTGCCGATCTAGGCTTTGCCGACCCCGACACCCACCTTTTGAAAGCCCAGCTCGTTACCCGTGTGGCCGAGGCCATGCAGGAGCGGAAGTTGACGCAGATCGCCGCCGCCAAGGTTACGGGATCTACCCAACCGGAATTGTCGCGCATCCTGCGAGGCCAGTTCCGCAGCGTCTCGGTTGAGCGGCTTCTAGCCATGCTCACCCGGCTTGGCTGCAAGGTCGATATTGTCGTGCGCCCGCAGGGGCGGACCACTGAATCGGCCGTGATCCACTTCGCCTAA
- a CDS encoding type II toxin-antitoxin system RelE/ParE family toxin, whose product MDTERPVRWVASSKRDFREFPDDVQDVMGYALHLAQQGGQHASTKPLKGFGGAGVVEIIDDHQGDTFRTVYTVKFAEAVYVLHAFQKKSKQGKATPQADMDLIRTRLKSAEEHHRQHQTPRGTA is encoded by the coding sequence ATGGATACGGAACGGCCGGTTCGATGGGTGGCATCGTCAAAGCGCGATTTTCGGGAGTTCCCGGACGATGTGCAGGACGTAATGGGCTATGCCCTGCACCTTGCGCAGCAAGGCGGGCAGCACGCCAGCACTAAGCCGTTGAAGGGCTTTGGCGGCGCTGGCGTGGTCGAGATCATAGACGACCACCAAGGCGATACGTTCCGCACGGTCTATACGGTCAAATTCGCGGAGGCGGTCTATGTCCTGCACGCCTTCCAGAAGAAATCCAAGCAGGGCAAGGCCACGCCGCAGGCCGATATGGATTTGATCCGAACGCGGCTGAAATCCGCCGAGGAGCATCACCGGCAACACCAGACCCCGCGAGGCACAGCATGA